In Raphanus sativus cultivar WK10039 chromosome 5, ASM80110v3, whole genome shotgun sequence, the following proteins share a genomic window:
- the LOC108850429 gene encoding uncharacterized protein LOC108850429 yields the protein MYSEPEFKKPYDDFRERYPSCTKYLDKSVDVKKCAKCHFPGARYNIDTSNCAESLNALFDKARKMSLLLMFDTVIDKIAEWFNRHRKYAVLGPSSRKWVPLVENKIHDRVPKGTKLTVTSLNTFQLEYSVIGEDGKTYLVDLRNKTCSCRKFDIDKFPCRHAISVVVKCLKHDRPVELSDIYDFISSYYFTKVLGLAYRRTVFPVPHITDWMVPQSVADECPLPPLELKQLKDRRDLKALKALKKLKELKKLKELKELKELKELREIFENFVRLCEDFVKTL from the exons ATGTATTCAGAGCCTGAGTTTAAAAAGCCGTATGATGATTTTAGGGAGAGGTATCCATCATGTACTAAGTATCTTGATAAATCAGTCGACGTCAAAAAATGTGCGAAGTGTCATTTCCCCGGTGCAAGATACAACATAGACACCTCTAATTGTGCGGAGTCTTTGAATGCGCTATTTGATAAGGCGCGAAAGATGTCTTTATTGCTTATGTTTGATACAGTTATTGACAAAATAGCTGAGTGGTTCAACAGACATAGGAAGTATGCAGTATTAGGACCGTCGTCTCGAAAATGGGTTCCTTTAGTGGAGAACAAAATCCATGACAGAGTACCGAAAGGTACAAAACTTACAGTGACTTCGCTGAACACTTTTCAACTAGAATACAGTGTTATTGGAGAGGACGGGAAGACTTATTTAGTGGATTTACGCAACAAAACGTGCAGTTGCAGGAAGTTTGATATAGATAAATTCCCATGTAGACATGCAATAAGCGTTGTCGTTAAGTGTTTAAAGCATGATAGACCAGTAGAGTTGAGTGACATCTATGATTTCATCTCGAGTTATTACTTCACTAAAGTGTTGGGTTTGGCGTATCGAAGGACTGTATTTCCCGTCCCTCATATTACTGATTGGATGGTTCCACAGTCAGTCGCGGATGAGTGTCCCTTACCTCCACT GGAACTCAAACAACTGAAGGATCGCAGGGATCTCAAGGCACTCAAGGCACTGAAAAAACTGAAGGAGCTGAAGAAactgaaggagctgaaggaactgaaggagctgaaggaacTGAGGGAAATCTTTGAAAACTTTGTGAGACTTTGTGAAGACTTTGTGAAAACTTTGTGA
- the LOC130494876 gene encoding uncharacterized protein LOC130494876 — MEQYAKSGDDYEWIPSDGRLYGISFKTSSLDEITYSFLKERICKKKSIDPCLKGLNLSYIPLVVEPKINHSEAFSIRTYMKMHSCSRATSSTRKKRKVTPRCVAAIVHKDYPRLYETATAKILVSLVKRRLGVEVSYTTCLRGKKQAVADLRGDPEKGYKIFPAYLYMLEKVNPDTRTSLLLDKDNRFRYLFIALGASIEGFEYMRKVITVDATFLKTVEGGYLIIATAQDPNLHHYPIAFDVVDGEKNESWKWFFMTLKTVIPDSTELVFVSDRNASLIKAVAEVYLMSKHGYCI; from the coding sequence ATGGAACAGTATGCAAAATCTGGAGATGATTATGAATGGATTCCTAGCGATGGTCGTTTGTATGGTATATCCTTTAAGACATCATCATTGGATGAGATCACTTATTCGTTTTTGAAGGAGAGGATATGCAAGAAGAAGAGCATAGATCCGTGTTTAAAGGGGCTGAATCTAAGTTACATTCCACTGGTAGTAGAACCTAAGATAAACCATTCTGAAGCGTTCTCGATTAGAACATACATGAAAATGCATTCATGTTCTCGCGCAACTTCAAGTActagaaagaaaaggaaagttacaCCAAGATGTGTTGCAGCTATAGTGCATAAGGATTATCCGAGACTATATGAGACAGCAACAGCGAAAATCCTGGTCAGTCTGGTGAAAAGGAGATTGGGTGTGGAAGTGTCGTATACGACATGTTTGAGAGGAAAAAAACAAGCTGTTGCGGATTTGCGTGGTGATCCCGAGAAAGGATACAAAATATTTCCTGCTTATTTGTATATGTTAGAGAAGGTGAACCCGGACACAAGAACAAGTTTGTTACTGGATAAAGACAACCGGTTCAGATACCTATTTATTGCGTTGGGAGCCTCCATTGAAGGGTTTGAATACATGAGGAAAGTCATCACTGTGGATGCAACTTTCCTGAAGACTGTTGAAGGTGGTTATTTAATTATTGCCACGGCTCAGGATCCAAACCTTCACCATTATCCAATAGCCTTTGATGTTGTTGATGGGGAGAAAAACGAAAGCTGGAAGTGGTTTTTCATGACGCTGAAAACTGTAATACCGGATTCGACGGAATTGGTGTTTGTTTCAGACAGAAATGCAAGTCTGATAAAAGCGGTTGCTGAAGTGTATCTGATGTCTAAACATGGGTATTGTATCTGA